In Arvicola amphibius chromosome 1, mArvAmp1.2, whole genome shotgun sequence, one DNA window encodes the following:
- the LOC119819663 gene encoding zinc finger matrin-type protein 5, producing MGKRYFCDYCDRSFQDNLHNRKKHLNGLQHLKAKKVWYDMFRDAAAILLDEQNKRPCRKFLLTGQCDFGSNCRFSHMSERDLQELSIQVDEERRAREWPLETAELPEGHLEDWLEKRAKRLSSAPSIRAEPIRTTVFQYPVGWPPVQELPPSLRAPPPGGWSLQPRVQ from the coding sequence ATGGGGAAGCGATACTTCTGTGATTACTGTGACCGCTCCTTCCAGGACAACCTCCACAACCGGAAGAAGCACCTAAACGGGCTGCAGCACCTCAAGGCCAAGAAGGTGTGGTACGACATGTTCCGAGATGCAGCTGCCATCTTGCTGGATGAACAGAACAAGAGGCCTTGCAGGAAATTCCTGCTGACAGGCCAGTGTGACTTTGGCTCCAACTGCAGGTTTTCTCACATGTCAGAGCGAGACCTGCAGGAGCTGAGCATCCAGGTGGACGAGGAGAGGCGGGCCAGAGAGTGGCCACTGGAGACTGCTGAGCTTCCTGAGGGTCACCTGGAGGACTGGCTGGAGAAGAGAGCCAAGAGGCTGAGCTCAGCCCCGAGTATCAGGGCGGAACCTATCAGAACCACTGTCTTCCAATACCCTGTGGGCTGGCCACCAGTGCAGGAGCTGCCGCCCTCCCTGCGGGCACCCCCTCCTGGAGGATGGTCCCTACAGCCCAGAGTCCAGTGA